The Bacillus vallismortis genome window below encodes:
- the licH gene encoding 6-phospho-beta-glucosidase LicH — protein sequence MTKGLKIVTIGGGSSYTPELVEGLIKRYDELPVRELWLVDIPEGEEKLNIVGTLAKRMVEKAGVPIDIHLTLDRRKALKDADFVTTQFRVGLLQARAKDERIPLKYGVIGQETNGPGGLFKGLRTIPVILEIAKDIEELCPNAWLVNFTNPAGMVTEALLRYSNLKNVVGLCNVPIGIRMGVAKALDVDVERVEVQFAGLNHMVFGLDVFLDGVSVKDQVIEAMGDPKNAMTMKNISGAEWEPEFLKALDIIPCGYHRYYFKTKEMLEHELEASQTEGTRAEVVQKVEKELFELYKDPNLAIKPEQLEKRGGAYYSDAACNLISSIYNDKHDIQPVNTINNGAIASIPDDSAVEVNCVMTKNGPQPIAVGDLPVSVRGLVQQIKSFERVAAEAAVTGDYQTALLAMAINPLVPSDTVAKQILDEMLEAHKAYLPQFFNKIEA from the coding sequence ATGACAAAAGGATTAAAGATTGTAACGATTGGCGGAGGTTCGAGCTACACGCCAGAGCTCGTGGAGGGATTGATTAAACGGTATGATGAGCTGCCTGTCCGTGAATTATGGCTCGTCGATATCCCCGAGGGCGAAGAAAAGCTCAATATTGTCGGCACGCTCGCCAAACGGATGGTTGAAAAAGCCGGTGTCCCGATTGACATTCATCTTACGCTCGACCGAAGAAAAGCGCTGAAAGACGCAGACTTTGTCACGACTCAATTCCGCGTCGGACTTCTGCAGGCAAGAGCCAAGGATGAGCGCATCCCATTAAAATACGGCGTCATCGGCCAGGAAACGAACGGCCCGGGAGGCCTGTTTAAAGGATTGCGCACGATTCCGGTCATCCTTGAGATCGCAAAGGACATAGAAGAGCTCTGCCCGAACGCATGGCTCGTTAACTTCACAAACCCTGCCGGCATGGTGACAGAAGCCTTGCTTCGCTACTCCAACCTGAAGAATGTCGTCGGTCTCTGTAACGTTCCAATCGGCATCAGAATGGGCGTAGCCAAAGCGCTTGATGTAGATGTGGAACGCGTAGAAGTCCAATTCGCCGGATTGAATCATATGGTGTTCGGGCTGGATGTCTTCTTGGACGGCGTCAGTGTGAAGGATCAAGTCATCGAAGCAATGGGTGATCCGAAAAACGCGATGACGATGAAAAACATCTCAGGCGCAGAGTGGGAGCCGGAATTTTTAAAAGCGCTCGATATCATCCCTTGCGGCTACCACCGTTACTATTTTAAAACAAAAGAGATGCTGGAGCACGAACTGGAAGCATCACAAACGGAAGGCACCAGAGCTGAAGTGGTGCAGAAGGTCGAAAAAGAGCTATTCGAACTCTACAAAGACCCGAACCTTGCGATCAAACCGGAGCAGCTGGAAAAACGGGGCGGCGCTTACTACAGCGATGCCGCGTGTAATTTAATCAGCTCCATTTACAATGATAAACACGATATTCAGCCGGTAAACACGATCAATAATGGTGCGATCGCCAGCATCCCAGACGATTCCGCGGTTGAAGTGAACTGCGTGATGACGAAAAACGGCCCTCAGCCAATTGCTGTCGGGGACTTGCCGGTATCTGTCCGGGGCCTCGTCCAGCAAATCAAATCCTTTGAACGTGTCGCGGCAGAAGCGGCTGTCACAGGCGACTACCAAACAGCACTCCTCGCCATGGCGATTAACCCGCTCGTTCCGTCCGACACGGTCGCTAAACAGATTTTAGACGAAATGCTGGAGGCGCACAAAGCGTATCTGCCGCAGTTCTTTAACAAGATTGAAGCATAG
- the licA gene encoding PTS lichenan transporter subunit IIA, with protein MNEKMEQIIFQIILHGGNGRSSAMEAIAAAKSGDAEEARNKLQDAAEELSKAHHYQTELIQNEAGGEKTEMTLLMVHAQDHLMNAMTVKELAAEIIELYEKITEQRGASI; from the coding sequence GTGAATGAGAAAATGGAGCAAATCATTTTTCAAATCATCCTTCACGGAGGAAACGGAAGGAGCTCCGCAATGGAGGCCATTGCCGCTGCGAAAAGCGGTGACGCAGAAGAAGCGCGGAACAAGCTTCAAGATGCCGCAGAAGAATTGTCAAAAGCCCATCACTATCAGACAGAGCTGATTCAAAATGAAGCGGGCGGAGAAAAAACGGAAATGACGCTTCTGATGGTTCATGCACAGGATCATTTAATGAATGCGATGACAGTGAAGGAACTGGCGGCGGAGATCATTGAGCTATATGAAAAAATCACCGAGCAAAGGGGAGCAAGCATATGA
- the licC gene encoding PTS lichenan transporter subunit IIC translates to MNKVNQILEEKVMPIAGRIAGQRHLQALRDGIILTMPLIIIGSFFLIIGNLPIPGYAEFMAKTFGSSWSDKLDYPVDATFEIMGLVAAFGIAYRLAEKYGVDALSAGAISLAAFLLATPYQVPFTPDGSTKEIMVGGGIPLTLMGSKGLFVAMIIAMVSTEIYRLIIQRNLVFKMPDGVPPAVSKSFVALIPGFAVIFLIWAARLIVEATPFESLHNIVSVLLGTPLSILGGSLGGSLVAEAVKMLLWACGLHGANIVGGVMAPIWYGAMDANRIAFQAGEELPKIFTQQFFDIWINIGGSGATLALVVTMFLRARSKQMKQLGKLAIGPAIFNINEPIIFGMPIVMNPMLLLPFIITPLVTVTLTYIGMSTGLVAKPAGIAVPWTMPPIFSGYLATGGKVSGAVMQAINLAVSFVVYYPFFRMWDKQKLKEENDLELAQTPAASDDKEAAL, encoded by the coding sequence GTGAATAAAGTCAATCAGATCTTAGAAGAAAAGGTCATGCCTATAGCGGGAAGAATTGCGGGCCAGCGTCATTTGCAGGCGCTGCGTGATGGTATCATTCTCACGATGCCGCTGATTATCATCGGTTCCTTTTTCCTCATCATCGGCAACCTCCCGATCCCGGGCTACGCTGAGTTTATGGCAAAAACGTTTGGCAGCTCCTGGTCTGATAAACTGGACTACCCAGTCGACGCCACCTTTGAAATTATGGGCCTTGTCGCCGCGTTCGGCATCGCCTACCGGCTCGCCGAGAAATATGGTGTTGATGCCTTGTCGGCCGGAGCCATTTCACTTGCGGCATTTTTGTTAGCGACACCGTATCAAGTGCCGTTTACGCCTGATGGTTCGACGAAAGAAATCATGGTCGGCGGCGGAATTCCGCTAACACTCATGGGAAGCAAAGGTCTGTTTGTCGCCATGATTATCGCGATGGTATCAACTGAGATTTACCGCCTCATTATCCAGCGCAATTTGGTCTTCAAAATGCCGGACGGTGTTCCCCCGGCGGTCAGCAAGTCATTTGTCGCGTTAATCCCCGGCTTTGCCGTCATCTTTCTGATTTGGGCAGCCCGGCTGATTGTTGAAGCAACACCGTTTGAAAGCCTTCATAATATTGTAAGCGTTTTATTGGGGACGCCGCTTTCTATTCTTGGCGGAAGTCTCGGAGGCAGCCTTGTCGCTGAAGCCGTCAAAATGCTTTTATGGGCCTGCGGTCTTCATGGAGCAAACATTGTCGGCGGCGTCATGGCACCGATTTGGTACGGCGCCATGGATGCCAATAGGATTGCCTTCCAAGCCGGTGAGGAGCTGCCTAAGATTTTCACCCAGCAATTTTTTGATATCTGGATCAATATCGGCGGAAGCGGCGCCACTTTGGCGCTGGTTGTCACAATGTTCCTGCGCGCCCGAAGCAAACAAATGAAGCAGCTCGGAAAGCTTGCGATCGGACCGGCCATTTTCAATATTAACGAACCGATTATTTTCGGTATGCCGATCGTCATGAACCCGATGCTTTTACTTCCGTTTATCATCACGCCGCTTGTCACAGTGACACTCACATACATCGGAATGAGCACCGGGCTTGTCGCCAAACCGGCGGGGATCGCAGTGCCGTGGACCATGCCGCCAATCTTTTCAGGCTATTTGGCGACAGGGGGAAAAGTCTCAGGTGCGGTCATGCAAGCCATTAATCTCGCCGTATCCTTTGTTGTCTACTATCCGTTTTTCAGAATGTGGGATAAACAGAAGCTGAAAGAAGAAAACGATCTGGAGCTGGCCCAAACGCCTGCAGCATCAGATGACAAAGAAGCGGCTCTGTAG
- the licB gene encoding PTS lichenan transporter subunit IIB has product MNILLVCAAGMSTSLLVSKMEKSAQEQGKDYTIWAVSGDSVQQHIDKADVLLLGPQVRYMLPQLKKLGEAKGVPVDVINTVHYGTCNGAEVLKSAEQLGHVS; this is encoded by the coding sequence ATGAATATATTACTCGTTTGTGCAGCAGGCATGTCTACCAGCTTACTGGTGAGCAAGATGGAAAAAAGTGCGCAGGAACAAGGAAAAGACTATACCATTTGGGCAGTTTCAGGGGATTCTGTACAACAACATATTGATAAAGCGGATGTATTGCTTCTCGGCCCGCAAGTCCGTTATATGCTTCCGCAGCTGAAAAAATTAGGAGAGGCAAAGGGGGTTCCGGTAGACGTCATTAATACCGTCCATTATGGCACGTGCAACGGGGCGGAAGTGCTGAAATCGGCTGAACAGCTTGGACATGTGTCATAG